Proteins from one Astatotilapia calliptera chromosome 8, fAstCal1.2, whole genome shotgun sequence genomic window:
- the dmc1 gene encoding meiotic recombination protein DMC1/LIM15 homolog has protein sequence MKVAEDQVVEDDSSFQDDEESFFQDIDLLQKHGINMADIKKLKSVGICTVKGIQMTTRKALCNIKGLSEAKVEKIKEAAGKLLNVGFQTAFEYSARRKQVFHVTTGSQEFDKLLGGGVESMAITEAFGEFRTGKTQLSHTLCVTAQLPGEDGYSGGKVIFIDTENTFRPDRLRDIADRFNVDHDAVLDNVLYARAYTSEHQMELLDFVAAKFHEEGGVFKLLIIDSIMALFRVDFSGRGELAERQQKLAQMLSRLQKISEEYNVAVFITNQMTADPGAGMTFQADPKKPIGGHILAHASTTRISLRKGRGEMRIAKIFDSPDMPENEATFAISAGGVTDAKD, from the exons atgaaagttgcAGAGGATCAAGTTGTTGAAGATGATTCTAGTTTCCAGGATGATGAG GAGTCTTTCTTCCAAGACATTGATCTCCTGCAGAAACATGGGATA AACATGGCAGACATCAAAAAGCTGAAGTCAGTGGGCATCTGCACTGTTAAGGGGATCCAGATGACTACCCGCAAAGCTCTGTGTAACATCAAGGGCCTGTCAGAagcaaaagtggaaaaaatcAAGGAAGCTGCTGGAAAATTGCTG AATGTCGGTTTCCAGACGGCTTTTGAATACAGCGCAAGGAGGAAGCAGGTGTTCCACGTCACAACTGGGAGCCAAGAGTTTGA TAAATTGCTGGGTGGAGGTGTAGAGAGTATGGCGATCACAGAGGCCTTTGGAG AGTTTCGCACAGGAAAAACCCAGCTGTCTCACACGCTCTGTG TCACTGCTCAGTTGCCGGGCGAGGATGGATACTCGGGCGGAAAAGTAATCTTCATTGACACGGAGAACACCTT TCGCCCGGACAGACTGAGAGACATCGCTGACAGGTTTAACGTGGACCATGATGCCGTGCTGGACAACGTGCTTTACGCCCGAGCCTACACTA GTGAACACCAGATGGAGCTGTTGGACTTTGTAGCAGCCAAATTTCATGAAGAAGGAGGCGTGTTCAAGCTGTTG ATTATCGACTCCATCATGGCTCTGTTCAGAGTGGACTTCTCTGGCAGAGGGGAGCTCGCTGAGCGGCAGCAGAAACTGGCCCAGATGCTTTCAAGGCTGCAGAAAATCTCTGAAG AGTACAACGTAGCTGTGTTTATTACCAACCAAATGACAGCTGATCCTGGAGCCGGAATGAC GTTTCAAGCTGATCCCAAGAAGCCAATTGGTGGGCACATCCTGGCCCACGCTTCCACCACACGCATCAGCTTGAGGAAGGGGCGTGGGGAGATGAGAATCGCCAAGATATTTGACAG TCCTGATATGCCTGAGAATGAGGCAACCTTTGCCATCTCTGCTGGAGGAGTTACTGATGCCAAAGATTGA
- the tomm22 gene encoding mitochondrial import receptor subunit TOM22 homolog: MAGVEELSPATSSVSVRPPEDEIDDDEDEDLDETLMERLWGLTEMFPETMRTAAEVSAHCSVSLIKKFYSFSRSALWVGTTSFMILVLPVVFETERLQLEQQQLQQQRQILLGPNTGMSGGMPGMMPPAPGKM, encoded by the exons atGGCCGGAGTCGAGGAACTGTCCCCCGCTACGAGTTCGGTGTCTGTACGGCCCCCAGAGGACGAGATTGACGACGACGAAGATGAAGAT CTGGATGAGACGCTGATGGAGAGATTGTGGGGCCTGACTGAGATGTTTCCTGAAACGATGCGCACAGCTGCAGAGGTGTCTGCACACTGCTCAGTCTCATTGATTAAAAAGTTCTACAG TTTTTCCCGCTCTGCGCTCTGGGTCGGCACTACCTCCTTCATGATCCTGGTGCTGCCTGTTGTGTTTGAGACAGAAAGACtacagctggagcagcagcagctacaacAGCAGAGACAG ATCCTGTTGGGACCTAACACTGGAATGTCCGGTGGGATGCCGGGCATGATGCCTCCTGCACCCGGCAAGATGTGA